The Pogona vitticeps strain Pit_001003342236 chromosome 3, PviZW2.1, whole genome shotgun sequence genome includes a window with the following:
- the KCNK18 gene encoding potassium channel subfamily K member 18 translates to MFSHVEGNRESNESAAYKNFMWSLWNLSKDLSENETSNEIFKDRTHKLLSDIDFVWFTNPKKKWSFLGSLFFCCTVFTTVGYGHSYPVTRLGKYLCMLYALFGIPLMFLVLTDMGDILAAILSVSYNKARSLQSKLLHRFLRGSCYKKNRESKSESSSLRQNKIVLHEPLNIKDVLGSHSSFRKKPGQHQNIEIFERLIARENEFLAPPKPTRFERWSSCPELDTRTMMNHMINDIENIGKEVEKLDVPFLLMTLIVFAYISCAAAILPHWEKDLNFEGAFYFCFITLTTIGFGDVQLKHPNFFLFLSFYIVVGMEIVIIAFKLGQDRLLCLYKKIIFCVGQKNAQHKIV, encoded by the exons AAAATGAGACCTctaatgagatatttaaggacagAACACATAAACTGCTCAGCGATATTGACTTTGTGTGGTTTACTAATCCCAAGAAGAAATGGTCCTTCCTgggctctctctttttctgctgcacgGTATTTACTACAGTGG GTTATGGCCATAGCTACCCTGTGACAAGGCTTGGAAAATACCTGTGTATGCTATATGCTTTGTTTGGTATACCTCTAATGTTCCTGGTTCTCACTGACATGGGAGACATCCTTGCAGCTATATTGTCTGTATCCTACAATAAAGCCAGATCATTACAGTCAAAATTATTGCACAGGTTTCTTCGTGGTTCCTGTTATAAGAAAAAcagagagtcaaaatcagaatCATCATCTCTTAGGCAAAACAAAATAGTTCTTCATGAACCTTTAAATATTAAAGATGTATTAGGAAGCCATTCTTCCTTCCGAAAAAAGCCTGGGCAGCACCAGAacattgaaatatttgaaagacttaTTGCCAGGGAAAATGAGTTCCTTGCACCTCCAAAACCAACTAGATTTGAACGATGGAGTTCCTGTCCTGAACTGGACACTAGGACAATGATGAACCACATGATCAACGATATTGAGAACATTGGAAAGGAAGTGGAAAAGCTGGATGTGCCTTTTTTGTTGATGACTCTTATAGTCTTTGCATACATCTCCTGTGCTGCCGCAATTCTTCCTCATTGGGAAAAGGATTTAAATTTTGAaggtgctttttatttttgcttcatcACCCTAACAACCATTGGCTTTGGTGATGTCCAGCTGAAACACCCAAattttttcttgtttctctccTTTTATATTGTGGTGGGCATGGAAATAGTCATCATTGCTTTCAAGCTGGGACAAGATAGGCTCCTTTGTTTgtacaaaaaaattattttctgcgTTGGTCAGAAAAATGCTCAACACAAAATTGTATGA